Proteins found in one Mus caroli unplaced genomic scaffold, CAROLI_EIJ_v1.1 scaffold_16453_1, whole genome shotgun sequence genomic segment:
- the LOC110287824 gene encoding zinc finger protein 431-like isoform X1 — MLETYRNLAAIGYSWEDHNTEEHFRSSRRHGRHEKSHIEEKPSEFTQCGKVFAYQSHPQGHKQIHTAEKPYECKQCGKSFACQSGLQQHKRTHHGEKSYECNQCDKAFALRCHLRRHQRIHTVEKPYKCNQCGKFFAQSNHFVRHKRTHTGEKPYECNQCDKTFACQTSLLYHKRTHSGEKLYGCSECGKAFVLQSYLQIHKRTHTGEKPFECDQCDKAFAQNSHLLTHKRIHTGEKPFGCDQCDKAFAQNSQLLTHKRTHTGEKPYECKQCGKAFASNSNLQVHKKMHTGEKPYECKQCGKSFGYHSGLQKHKRTHTGEKPYECNQCDKAFACQTSLLNHKRTHSDEKPYECSECGKAFVLHRYLQIHKRTHTREKPFQCDQCDKAFARNTLLLKHKGIHTGQKAYGCKQCGKAFANHSNLQVHKRTHTGEKPYECKQCGKAFGCHSGLQYHKRTQHIQERNPMTVINVI; from the exons atgctggagacctacagGAATCTTGCTGCTATAG GCTACAGTTGGGAAGACCATAATACTGAAGAGCATTTTCGAAGTTCTAGAAGACATGGAAG GCACGAAAAAAGTCATATTGAAGAGAAGCCCTCTGAATTTACTCAATGTGGTAAAGTCTTTGCATATCAGAGCCATCCTCAAGGGCATAAACAAATTCATACTGctgagaaaccctatgaatgtaagcaatgtggtAAATCCTTTGCATGTCAGAGTGGTCTCCAACAGCATAAAAGAACACATCATGGAGAGAAATCCTATGAATGTAACCAGTGTGATAAGGCCTTTGCTCTTCGCTGTCATCTTCGAAGGCATCAAAGAATTCATACTGtagagaaaccctataaatgtaatcaatgtggaaAATTCTTTGCACAAAGCAATCATTTTGTAcgacataaaagaacacatactggagagaaaccctatgaatgtaatcaatgtgataaaacCTTTGCATGTCAAACTAGTCTCCtgtatcataaaagaacacattctgGAGAGAAACTCTATGGCTGTAGtgaatgtggcaaagcctttgtaCTTCAAAGTTATCTTCagatacataaaagaacacatactggagagaaaccctttgAATGTGACCAGTGTGATAAGGCATTTGCACAAAACAGTCATCTCCTaacacataaaagaatacatactggagagaaaccctttgGATGTGACCAGTGTGATAAGGCATTTGCACAAAACAGTCAACTCCTAACACATAagagaacacatactggagagaaaccctatgaatgtaagcaatgtggcaaagccttcgCAAGTAATAGTAATCTCCAAGTGCATAAAAAAAtgcacactggagagaaaccctatgaatgtaagcagTGTGGTAAATCCTTTGGGTATCACAGTGGTCTGCAAAAGCATAAacgaacacatactggagagaaaccctatgaatgtaatcagtgtgatAAGGCATTTGCATGTCAAACTAGTCTCCTGAATCATAAACGAACACACAGTGATGAGAAGCCATATGAATGTAgtgaatgtggtaaagcctttgtacTTCACCGTTatcttcaaatacataaaaggaCACATACTAGAGAGAAACCCTTTCAATGTGaccaatgtgataaagcctttgctCGAAACACTCTTCTCCTAAAACATAAAGGGATACATACTGGACAGAAAGCCTATGGATGCAagcaatgtggcaaagcctttgcaaATCACAGTAATCTCCAAgtgcataaaagaacacatactggagagaaaccctatgaatgtaagcagtgtggtaaagcctttgggTGTCATAGTGGCCTGcaatatcataaaagaacacaacacatacaggagagaaaccctatgactGTAATCAATGTGATATAG
- the LOC110287824 gene encoding zinc finger protein 431-like isoform X2 has protein sequence MLETYRNLAAIGYSWEDHNTEEHFRSSRRHGRHEKSHIEEKPSEFTQCGKVFAYQSHPQGHKQIHTAEKPYECKQCGKSFACQSGLQQHKRTHHGEKSYECNQCDKAFALRCHLRRHQRIHTVEKPYKCNQCGKFFAQSNHFVRHKRTHTGEKPYECNQCDKTFACQTSLLYHKRTHSGEKLYGCSECGKAFVLQSYLQIHKRTHTGEKPFECDQCDKAFAQNSQLLTHKRTHTGEKPYECKQCGKAFASNSNLQVHKKMHTGEKPYECKQCGKSFGYHSGLQKHKRTHTGEKPYECNQCDKAFACQTSLLNHKRTHSDEKPYECSECGKAFVLHRYLQIHKRTHTREKPFQCDQCDKAFARNTLLLKHKGIHTGQKAYGCKQCGKAFANHSNLQVHKRTHTGEKPYECKQCGKAFGCHSGLQYHKRTQHIQERNPMTVINVI, from the exons atgctggagacctacagGAATCTTGCTGCTATAG GCTACAGTTGGGAAGACCATAATACTGAAGAGCATTTTCGAAGTTCTAGAAGACATGGAAG GCACGAAAAAAGTCATATTGAAGAGAAGCCCTCTGAATTTACTCAATGTGGTAAAGTCTTTGCATATCAGAGCCATCCTCAAGGGCATAAACAAATTCATACTGctgagaaaccctatgaatgtaagcaatgtggtAAATCCTTTGCATGTCAGAGTGGTCTCCAACAGCATAAAAGAACACATCATGGAGAGAAATCCTATGAATGTAACCAGTGTGATAAGGCCTTTGCTCTTCGCTGTCATCTTCGAAGGCATCAAAGAATTCATACTGtagagaaaccctataaatgtaatcaatgtggaaAATTCTTTGCACAAAGCAATCATTTTGTAcgacataaaagaacacatactggagagaaaccctatgaatgtaatcaatgtgataaaacCTTTGCATGTCAAACTAGTCTCCtgtatcataaaagaacacattctgGAGAGAAACTCTATGGCTGTAGtgaatgtggcaaagcctttgtaCTTCAAAGTTATCTTCagatacataaaagaacacatactggagagaaaccctttgAAT GTGACCAGTGTGATAAGGCATTTGCACAAAACAGTCAACTCCTAACACATAagagaacacatactggagagaaaccctatgaatgtaagcaatgtggcaaagccttcgCAAGTAATAGTAATCTCCAAGTGCATAAAAAAAtgcacactggagagaaaccctatgaatgtaagcagTGTGGTAAATCCTTTGGGTATCACAGTGGTCTGCAAAAGCATAAacgaacacatactggagagaaaccctatgaatgtaatcagtgtgatAAGGCATTTGCATGTCAAACTAGTCTCCTGAATCATAAACGAACACACAGTGATGAGAAGCCATATGAATGTAgtgaatgtggtaaagcctttgtacTTCACCGTTatcttcaaatacataaaaggaCACATACTAGAGAGAAACCCTTTCAATGTGaccaatgtgataaagcctttgctCGAAACACTCTTCTCCTAAAACATAAAGGGATACATACTGGACAGAAAGCCTATGGATGCAagcaatgtggcaaagcctttgcaaATCACAGTAATCTCCAAgtgcataaaagaacacatactggagagaaaccctatgaatgtaagcagtgtggtaaagcctttgggTGTCATAGTGGCCTGcaatatcataaaagaacacaacacatacaggagagaaaccctatgactGTAATCAATGTGATATAG